Genomic DNA from Paenibacillus donghaensis:
TGCTGCCACTGGCCAATTTCACCAAGGTCATGGCTTCAATGCTGGCTTCAGGCACAAATGGACGCGCGTGGTAGCTGACCTGCATGCCACCAGCCATTTCGCAGTACGCTACCGGATATTCCGTCGTTTCGAAATCCAGCGGTTCCACCGGGGTATGGTGAAGATCCTGATAGATGAATTCCCTGCTTGGCGGTTGATTAGGAATCCATGAAGTATAAGCATAACCTGCAAGCATAGGAAGAGCACCCTCCGCAGGAACTGCTGCACCGCCCCAAGCGGTAACGGTGAACAGAAGCGGAGAAATTCCGCTTTCCAGAGCAATCCGTTTGAGTTCGCTTAGATGCTCTCTGCCGCCGGTTCCAGATGACAGGTATACGCCGCCCTTATAACCCCAGGAGTCAAAGGGTGCTCCACAGTGCATGAACTCATTATCCAGTTGAATAGCGATGATCGGCCCACCTTCTTGGAAGTAGCAGCCTTTAATTTGTCTGGAAATTTGCCGATAGAGACGGGTAGCTAATGTCAGATATGCGGGGTCATTGGAGCGGATTTGGATAGGGGAATGAAATACCCAGTCTGGAATCCCGCCATTACGCACCTCTCCATGACAGAAAGGACCAATTCTCAGAATCAGCGGGAAATCAATTTTGGTGCACAAATCTACAAAATGTCTAAGGTTGCGATTTTCAGACCAATCGAACTTTCCTTCTTCCTCTTCGTGGAAATTCCAGAAAACATAGGTGGCAACGATGTGCACGCCACCTGCTTTCATTTTGAGCAATTCCTCTTCCCATTGCAGATAGGAGAAGCGGGAAAAGTGGAATTCGCCGACGACCGGGATAAACGGAAGGCCGTTTTGGGTCATGTAATAATTGGTAAAGCCAAAGGACTTCCCATCCGGATTATTGCCTCCTTGGTTCGACAGCTTTCCGGGAGTAATTCTTTTGTCTGGGGTATCAAGCGTATAGGATACGGTTCGGTTAATAGTGTTCATACTTTGTTTTTCCTCCTTGAAGTCATTGGCAGTTTACGATATATTCTCTTGTGTATCAAGAATAATCGAACCTGCTACGTCTTTATTTAAACGTATTATTTCATCAGGAGGAAGTGCGTTTATGGCTAAAAAACCGACGGATTATGCTATTGAAGAATATCGCCCCTATGGTATTCTCGTATCCGGGCATTACACAGAACAAAGGCCATATTATATTCACCGGCCATCGGGAAGCATTGATTGGCTGCTGATGTATACCCACTCCGGCAGCGGGGAAATTGTAATCAACCAGAAGACTATGAAGTGTCACGAAGGCGAAGTTGTCATTCTGCTTCCCGGAATTCCCCATCACTATGGAGCCAGCAGTGAAGAGTGGTCCTTCACCTGGGTTCATTTCATCCCCCATCCGGAATGGAGCAGTTGGCTCCGCTTGCCTGGACAAGCCGACCGGTTTATTCATCTGCCCGTTCATTCCCTCCCTGAGAAGCATTCGTTACAGGAAGCCTTGGAACGAATGCTGTATTATGCTGGACACAGCGGCATGGAACTGAACCGCAGACTTGCGCTGAATGCTCTTGAGCAGGCACTGCTGCTCTTGTGCGCTGGCTGCTCGGAAGAGCAGAATCAGATGGATTCGCGCATCCTTGATGTTATGGAGTATTTGCGGCAATCCTTCCGTGAGAAGCCGACCTTGGAAGAGCTGGCGAGAATCAGCTGCCTTTCGCGCTCACGCTTGTCCCATCTGTTCAAAGAGCAGGTTGGCGACACAATTGGGAATACACTCAACAAGCTTCGTCTGGAGAAGGCGGCAGAGCTCCTGCTGTATACCAAGCGGCAAATTAGTGAGATTTCAGAGGATGTAGGCTACGAGAGCAACGACCATCTTACACGTATGTTTCGTTCCCATTTCGGAGTGACTCCTTTGAAGTACAGACAACAAAAGCGGAACTAGCACTAAATTCACCCGGAGAAGGGAGTTCTTGCTTTCGAATGCAGGTAATTAGGTTGTGAGAAATTTAGCCCTTCGGGATTTTCCGGTAACTGGAGGGGGAAAAGCCCGAAATCTTCTTGAAGAGCCGGGAGAAATAATAGGGATCGCTAATACCTACTGCAGAGCTGACCTCCTTAATGCTGAGTTCGGTAAGATCAAGCAGATGACCTGCCCGCTGAATTTTGAGCCGCAAGAAATATTCGATCGGGGAGACTCCGGTTTCGGAATTAAATAAATAGATCAGATGCTGTTTCGATACCCCGACCTGATTAGCCAGTTCTGTAAGAGAAATGGATCCGCTCATATGTCCATTCATATATTGAATCGCCTGCTCCAAATAAGTCTCACGTTTCTTCTCCTGTGCCGATTTCCCCGCATTTAATCCAATGCCGGAGAGCAGCTGTCTTACAGTCTGGGCAACATGTACATGGGTAGTGAGGGCATATGTCCGCTCGGCCAGCATTTCGTAGGCAGGTACGAACCATTCAATTAAACGGGCTTTACCGCTTGGTGATAATGAGAGTGGAGCGTTAGATAAACCAAACAGCTTCACCAATCTATTCGCGTGGCTGCCTTTGAAATGAAACCAATAGATGCTCCATGGTCGCTTCTGCATTGCCCCATAACGATGTGCAATTTCGGGAGGAATAATCATCATGTCTCCCTGCTGCAGAATCATTCGTTCTCCATGGTTCAGCTCAATCCAGCCCTCTCCTGCTTCGCAAAAGATGAATATATGCGACGGACTGCCTTCCAGGCGTTCCCTGAAATGATACTCGGCATTAGGGAAATAGCCAATGTCCGTAATAAATAAGGAGGAAGTCAGTTCCTCCTGTTCCAGTTCTTTCATCCAGTATTCCGGAAGCACATATAACTTCTCCTCGACAAAACCTTCAGGCTTGCGAATATTGTCAGTACTCATTCCAGTTACCCCCGTAATTAATAATCAGAATAAGAATATAATCCATCACTTCCCGCATTTCGTCAATTGGAACCTTCGTTGCCAGAAGATAAAGTATAACTATCAAGACAAGGGAGGCAGTTCAAACATGAAGCATGAAGCTAAGGATCATACGCTGGAGGCGGCTCCAACTGGATCTGGCCAAGTACAGGTATGGGAGACGAGCGTGTTGATTCCAACATATGATGCGGGTGAAGCAGACCCCAATCCTATGTTTCTGGAGAAAAGAGTCTATCAAGGAAGCTCCGGCCGTGTGTATCCGCATCCGGTGATCGAGAGCATCTCGGATGTGAAGCATGATAAAAATTACAAATTGGTTATTCTGGAAAATGAATATATCCGTATTGAGATCATGCCGGAGATCGGGGGCAGAATCTACCGCGCTCTCGACAAGACGAACAATTACGATTTCGTCTATTATAACCGCGTCATCAAGCCTGCACTGGTAGGTCTTGCCGGACCTTGGATCTCCGGAGGGATTGAATTTAACTGGCCGCAGCATCACCGTCCGAATACGTTCGGTCCGGTAGAATACAAATACGAAGTAACCGACAATGGCAGCGCTACAGTCTGGGTGAGCGAGATTGACCGGATGTACGGCACGAAAGTAACTGCCGCATTTAAGCTCTATCCGGGCAAGGCTTACTTGGAAATCAACGCTCAATTATACAACCGGACACCTGAGCCGCAGACCTTCCTGTGGTGGGCAAATCCGGCTGTAGCGGTTAATGACTATACGCAATCCGTGTTTCCTCCGGACGTAACGGCTGTATTTGACCATGGTAAGCGCGATGTTTCCCGTTTCCCTATCGCTACCGGAACCTATTACAAACAGGATTATTCGGAAGGCGTAGATATTTCCCGTTATAAGAACATCCCGGTTCCGACTTCGTACATGGCTTACAAATCCGATTATAATTTCGTCGGCGGATATGATCACGGCGTAGAAGCCGGACTGCTGCATGTGGCGAATCATCATATTTCTCCCGGCAAGAAACAATGGACCTGGGGGAACGGGGAGTTCGGCCAGGCGTGGGACCGTCAATTGACGGATGAAGATGGCCCGTACATTGAACTTATGACTGGAGTGTACACAGATAATCAGCCTGACTTTACCTGGCTGCAGCCTTACGAGGAGAAGACCTTCACCCAGTATTTCATGCCTTACAAAAACATTGGCGTCGTAAAAAATGCTTCCATTGAGGCAGCCGTCAATCTGGAGGTTGATGCTGAAGCCGGACAGGCAGTGATCAAGGTGTATGCGACCTCGGTACTTGAACATGCAGTCGTGGAGTTGAGCGGAGCAGCAAGCCGCTATCTGCAGGAAACTGTGGATTTGTCCCCGGTGGATGTTTACCAGACAGTTGTAACATTGGACAGCGGGGAGCAGGAGCATGATTTGAAGCTGTCTGTCCGGAATGCGGAAGGCAGACTGCTGATCTCCTATCAACCGAAACGTCCGGATATTGAACGGGTCCCTGAAGCAGCTAAACCACTGGCAACGCCTGAAGAACTGCGTTCGACGGAGGAACTGTATCTGGCCGGCCTGCATCTGGAGCAATACCGTCATGCTACTTTTGAGCCCGAAGACTACTATCTGGAAGGCTTGAAACGGGATAGTGGCGATATCCGGCTTAATGTAGCTTATGGAACCTTGCTGCTTCGCCGTGGACTATATACAGACAGCGAGCAGTATTTCCGCAAAGCGATCGAGCGTTTGACCTGGCGCAATCCTAACCCGTATGACAGCGAGGCCTATTATCAGCTGGGAGTGGCGCTCCGCGGGCAGAAGCGGTTCGATGAAGCATTTACTGCGTTTCACAAAACGGTATGGTCGGCAGCCTGGCAGGATGCAGGGTATTTCTCTTTGTCGCAAATTTCCAGCCTCAAAGGCCAGTATGCCGAGGCGCTGGAGCAGGCCCAGCGCTCGCTCATCCGCAATTCACGTAATTACAAAGCGCGTAATCTGAAGACAGCTATGTTGCGTAAGCTGGGACTTGCCGGTCAATCCGTGACTTTTGCGCTTGAAACCCTGGAAATGGATGTCGCAGATTTCGGGGCGTACAATGAGCTGGCGCTGGCTAATGCAGCCTTGGAAGATAACGCTGCTGCGCAAGGCATTCTATCTGAATTACAACAGCTGATGAGAAATGACCCTCACAACTATCTCAATGTCATCGCGGATTATATGAACTGCGGTCTCTACGAAGAAGCTATTGCCGTAGGGAAAAGAGTAGCGAACCAGGAGGATTCTGTCTATCCGATACTGCACTATGCGCTCGGTGAATTATATGAACGTACAGGACAACATGAACAAGCTCAGGAGGCTCGCCGCAAGGGACAATCGGCCAATCCAACATATTGCTTCCCGAACACCCTGTTTGAACTTGAGCTGCTGGTAAGCGCAGTTCATGCTAATCCGGAGGATGACAAGGCCCATTACTATCTCGGGAATTTCTATTATGACAAGAAACGGCCCATCGATGCGATTGCAAGCTGGGAGCGGTCCCGCGAACTGCGGGATGATTATCCGACCGTACACCGCAATTTGGGGCTGGCTTATTACAATAAGCAGAATAATCCGCAAGCAGCACTGGCTTCGCTGGAACAGGCATTTGCCTGTGCACCGCAGGATGTGCGTATCCTGTTTGAACTGGATCAGCTGCGCAAGAAGCTGTCTTGGTCTACAGGAGAACGCCTGCATATCCTTGAAGAGCGGCGGGAGCTGATTGAGAGGCGGGACGATCTTTACGTGGAATATGTGACCCTGCTGAACAATCTTGAACGCTATCAAGACGCTATTGCTGCCCTGTCTCAGCGTAATTTCCATCCGTGGGAAGGCGGAGAAGGTAAAGTGACCGGGCAATATAAGTTTGCTCATACCGAGCTTGGCAAGCAGGCGCTGCAAGAGGGTCACTATGAAGCAGCAGCCCAGCATTTACAGCAAGCGCTGGTCTATCCGCTAAATCTGGGTGAAGGTAAGCTGGAAGGAGCCCAGGAGAATAATATCTATTATTATCTCGGCATGGCCTACGAAGGTCTTCAGCAGGAGCAAGAAGCCATCGCCAGTTATACCATAGCTTCACAAGGTCTGGCTGAGCCGACAAGTGCGATGTTCTACAATGATCAACCGCCGGAAATGATCTTCTACCAAGGGCTGGCCTGGTTGAAACTCCATAATGAGAAGGAAGCCAAGCGCCGCTTCAATAAACTGATTGATTATGCCGAGAAGCATATTTTTGACGATATCAAAATCGATTACTTTGCCGTATCCTTGCCGGACTTCCTGGTGTTTGAGGATGACCTGAATCGGCGCAATGTCATTCATTGCCGGTACATGAGGGGCCTGGGACTTCTAGGGCTTGGACGCGACGAAGAAGCAAGAACCGAACTTGGATTAGCTCTGGAAATGGAACCTAATCATCAAGGGGCGATGGTTCATAACCGATTAGGCAGCAGTACGGCGAATTAGGGCGTTTTCGAACAAGGAGGAGGACTGAATATTTTGCTTAATAGTGGGCGTCAATTGGTGAGTATGGACGAAGGCTGGAGATTTCAACCGGACGCTGCAAATTTGGGAGAACAGGGTGAGTGGCAAGCCATAGGCTTGCCTTCTCCTGTAAACGTTACTGTTCCGCACACATGGAATGTGCAGGAAGGTCTGGAGGATTACCGGGGAGCCGGGTGGTATGAGTATACCCTTAGTATTCCGGAGGAATGGCAGGGCTGCCGGATCCGTATACACTTTGAAGCTGTGTATCGTGATGCGGTGATCTGGGTTAATGGACATCAATCCGGTTCGCACTTCAATTCGGGTTATACCGCATTTGAAATAGACCTGACAGCAAATATTCAGTGTGGCGTGGAGAACCGGATTACGGTAAAAGTGAATAATTCGAATAGTGATCAGGCGCTTCCTCTAGGGAATAGCTTTGATTGGGCGGATGACGGCGGGTTAATCCGGCCCGTAAAGCTCATAGTAACCGGGCAAACAGCAATTAAACACATAAAAGTCAGCCCGGAAGTCCAATTCGGACAAGGTGATAATAAGGCTACTGGAAAGTTATATGCAGAAGTATATCTGTTTGAACCATCCGCTGCTGCGACTGTGGAGATCGGGATATTTAAAGATGAAGTAAGCATCTGGCATGATGTACGGCCCTTACCTCCCCAAACGATGACCTGGCAGCTTTCAGATGTTCAGTTGTCTCCGGTGGATCTATGGCATTTTGATCATCCGCATCTATATCAGCTTCAGCTCACCCTTCGGGAAGAAGAACAGATTGAAGACCACATAGCTGTGAATTTTGGTTTCCGGGAGATCCTTGTGAAAGGACATGAGCTCTGGTTAAATCGTGAGCCTGTCCGCCTGATGGGAGTAGAATGGATGCCAGGTTCTAACCCGGTGACCGGGATGGCCGAGAAGCAGGAAGATCTTATTGCGATGCTTGAACGACTCAAGGAAGCAAACTGTGTCTTCACACGTTTCCACTGGCAGCAAGGCAGCGAACTGTTGGACTGGTGTGACCGCAACGGAATCCTGGTGCAGGAAGAAATCCCGCATTGGCAGCAGCCAGAAGAGCCGGATCATAACACTTTCGCCTTAGCGTTATCACAGGCTAAGGAGATGATTACGGATCATTCTCACCACCCGTGTATTTTGGCCTGGGGAATGGGCAATGAACTGAATGGCCAATCGGAGATCACCCGGCGTTACATGGAACAGCTGAAACAGGAGATTAGCGAACTGGATTCACAGCGGCTGATTAACTATGTAAGCAACACGATTCACTTCCAACCGGGCACCGATGCTACCGGAGCAGGGGACCTGTTAATGTGGAATGATTATATCGGAACATGGCATGGTGATTTGGACGAGCATGAGGTGATCAGGCAGATTATTGCCGATTATCCGGATAAGCCAATTGTTGTGGCAGAATACGGACTCTGTGAGCCGGTTTATGAAGGAGGAGACATTAGAAGAACTGAGATCCTTTTGCGAAAAACCGAAATCTACCGTCAGTATCCTCAGTTTGCGGCGTTAATCTTTTTCAGCTTAAATGATTACCGTACGCAAATGGGAGAAGACGGTGAAGGTAAACTGAAGCAGCGGGTTCATGGTTCGTTGGATATTCATAACCGAGTGAAGCCATCGTTTGCCGCTTTGCGTGAGATTTCTTCACCGCTCTTACTGGCGGAAGCACCCGTGTGGCGCGAAGGTGAACTCGAGGTGACACTGAAATGCCGGAATGATATTCCCAGCTATGCCGTACAAGACTATTATTTAATTGTGTCTTCGGCAGATGAAATGGTAGTCAAACAAGTAATTCCTGAGATGCAACCGGGAGATATTCTGACAATGAACATCACTGTATCAGCAAATCCTCTGCTGGAACAAGTGCTTACCATCTATCGTCCGAATGGATTCAGTGTACTTGAACAGGAATTGAACAAATAAATCCAGCAAACTACCCGGCGATCGCGAAGATCCGCCGGGTAGTTTGCTAGGATAACAACACTCTTATAATGTGACAACGCTCCCGAGTGGAATAGCCTCAACCTCTTCAAGAGTTGAGGGTGTGGGAGTTTCCGCCAGCACAGGTATCTTCAATGCGGCAAGCGTCTGCAGCAGAGAGACCGCAAGTACTACAAAATCACTGTCTGCGGCCAGATCCTCTGGTGAGCTGGATTGCCCGAAACAAAACATTAGGGAGCGATGATAATGGATTCAGTAATAAACGATTTGCCGCGCAAACTGACCATCACGATGTGGGATTTCTCCTGGTAGAACCTTACAGCGATCTTGAGGCGGGAGTTAAGGAAGTGGTGGATAGGGGATACAATACGATTCGAATCTGTCGATGCCGTTCTTATTGTTCACAGCGGAAAGGCAGACGGCCGGGTCCCTTACATTTCGGCAGCCTGGGAGCTGTCGGGCAGCGGACATGCTGGTACAATTGCCGCGGTGGAGCCGATTAGTAATAGATGCACAAATAATCATCAGATTCTTTGATGATTATTTGGATGTTTTTTTGAAATTACAATCTGAAGATTTAAATGTATAAATGAACTTACGGTTACTATTCCTGAAACCGTTCCAGAAAGAAAAAACATGCTTCTACTGTAGAGTCCAGAGTTGTATCCAAATTGTAACTTATAGGGTTGTTGATCAAAGAGTAAGATGAATGAAGAAATATCTGATAAAATAAAGAAGATAAAAAGATGATTTTAGATATTGTAATTAGGGAGATTTGCACAGCCATGAAGCAGAAAACGATTTTATTAATTGAAGATGAAGACCCCATACGTG
This window encodes:
- a CDS encoding helix-turn-helix domain-containing protein, which translates into the protein MAKKPTDYAIEEYRPYGILVSGHYTEQRPYYIHRPSGSIDWLLMYTHSGSGEIVINQKTMKCHEGEVVILLPGIPHHYGASSEEWSFTWVHFIPHPEWSSWLRLPGQADRFIHLPVHSLPEKHSLQEALERMLYYAGHSGMELNRRLALNALEQALLLLCAGCSEEQNQMDSRILDVMEYLRQSFREKPTLEELARISCLSRSRLSHLFKEQVGDTIGNTLNKLRLEKAAELLLYTKRQISEISEDVGYESNDHLTRMFRSHFGVTPLKYRQQKRN
- a CDS encoding AraC family transcriptional regulator, yielding MSTDNIRKPEGFVEEKLYVLPEYWMKELEQEELTSSLFITDIGYFPNAEYHFRERLEGSPSHIFIFCEAGEGWIELNHGERMILQQGDMMIIPPEIAHRYGAMQKRPWSIYWFHFKGSHANRLVKLFGLSNAPLSLSPSGKARLIEWFVPAYEMLAERTYALTTHVHVAQTVRQLLSGIGLNAGKSAQEKKRETYLEQAIQYMNGHMSGSISLTELANQVGVSKQHLIYLFNSETGVSPIEYFLRLKIQRAGHLLDLTELSIKEVSSAVGISDPYYFSRLFKKISGFSPSSYRKIPKG
- a CDS encoding DUF5107 domain-containing protein; this translates as MKHEAKDHTLEAAPTGSGQVQVWETSVLIPTYDAGEADPNPMFLEKRVYQGSSGRVYPHPVIESISDVKHDKNYKLVILENEYIRIEIMPEIGGRIYRALDKTNNYDFVYYNRVIKPALVGLAGPWISGGIEFNWPQHHRPNTFGPVEYKYEVTDNGSATVWVSEIDRMYGTKVTAAFKLYPGKAYLEINAQLYNRTPEPQTFLWWANPAVAVNDYTQSVFPPDVTAVFDHGKRDVSRFPIATGTYYKQDYSEGVDISRYKNIPVPTSYMAYKSDYNFVGGYDHGVEAGLLHVANHHISPGKKQWTWGNGEFGQAWDRQLTDEDGPYIELMTGVYTDNQPDFTWLQPYEEKTFTQYFMPYKNIGVVKNASIEAAVNLEVDAEAGQAVIKVYATSVLEHAVVELSGAASRYLQETVDLSPVDVYQTVVTLDSGEQEHDLKLSVRNAEGRLLISYQPKRPDIERVPEAAKPLATPEELRSTEELYLAGLHLEQYRHATFEPEDYYLEGLKRDSGDIRLNVAYGTLLLRRGLYTDSEQYFRKAIERLTWRNPNPYDSEAYYQLGVALRGQKRFDEAFTAFHKTVWSAAWQDAGYFSLSQISSLKGQYAEALEQAQRSLIRNSRNYKARNLKTAMLRKLGLAGQSVTFALETLEMDVADFGAYNELALANAALEDNAAAQGILSELQQLMRNDPHNYLNVIADYMNCGLYEEAIAVGKRVANQEDSVYPILHYALGELYERTGQHEQAQEARRKGQSANPTYCFPNTLFELELLVSAVHANPEDDKAHYYLGNFYYDKKRPIDAIASWERSRELRDDYPTVHRNLGLAYYNKQNNPQAALASLEQAFACAPQDVRILFELDQLRKKLSWSTGERLHILEERRELIERRDDLYVEYVTLLNNLERYQDAIAALSQRNFHPWEGGEGKVTGQYKFAHTELGKQALQEGHYEAAAQHLQQALVYPLNLGEGKLEGAQENNIYYYLGMAYEGLQQEQEAIASYTIASQGLAEPTSAMFYNDQPPEMIFYQGLAWLKLHNEKEAKRRFNKLIDYAEKHIFDDIKIDYFAVSLPDFLVFEDDLNRRNVIHCRYMRGLGLLGLGRDEEARTELGLALEMEPNHQGAMVHNRLGSSTAN
- a CDS encoding glycoside hydrolase family 2 protein, which translates into the protein MLNSGRQLVSMDEGWRFQPDAANLGEQGEWQAIGLPSPVNVTVPHTWNVQEGLEDYRGAGWYEYTLSIPEEWQGCRIRIHFEAVYRDAVIWVNGHQSGSHFNSGYTAFEIDLTANIQCGVENRITVKVNNSNSDQALPLGNSFDWADDGGLIRPVKLIVTGQTAIKHIKVSPEVQFGQGDNKATGKLYAEVYLFEPSAAATVEIGIFKDEVSIWHDVRPLPPQTMTWQLSDVQLSPVDLWHFDHPHLYQLQLTLREEEQIEDHIAVNFGFREILVKGHELWLNREPVRLMGVEWMPGSNPVTGMAEKQEDLIAMLERLKEANCVFTRFHWQQGSELLDWCDRNGILVQEEIPHWQQPEEPDHNTFALALSQAKEMITDHSHHPCILAWGMGNELNGQSEITRRYMEQLKQEISELDSQRLINYVSNTIHFQPGTDATGAGDLLMWNDYIGTWHGDLDEHEVIRQIIADYPDKPIVVAEYGLCEPVYEGGDIRRTEILLRKTEIYRQYPQFAALIFFSLNDYRTQMGEDGEGKLKQRVHGSLDIHNRVKPSFAALREISSPLLLAEAPVWREGELEVTLKCRNDIPSYAVQDYYLIVSSADEMVVKQVIPEMQPGDILTMNITVSANPLLEQVLTIYRPNGFSVLEQELNK